The following are encoded in a window of Drosophila simulans strain w501 chromosome 3L, Prin_Dsim_3.1, whole genome shotgun sequence genomic DNA:
- the LOC6736945 gene encoding uncharacterized protein LOC6736945 isoform X2 → MGRLFQYNRFGATDGINKNNSKKDTQQKNKMLRNAIKCPGYSDIYGQYNKESSFEKCDEWSNKLQFPAAGEMDKQEPIQSRTHKVYDSMKSFLQRKLFAQPSHKEQILNEEPTSDYDEDLLDSSYHADAEEEEEERDADCSCSSTGSSTTSSSSPTTPKRSPQKSLLSLNCWQSSQPSSDSNPEEEQEEDAEEDSDAGISDCCQLLAENSPNTMSKRRRAAPLFTRYISANQNSDDDEDEEPELLACPWYQPRITAKAALEHLQQATPGSFLLRRSTPRHFELVLRLERSNKVKTYPVQSTRNQMYRLKGAKKQFTSLKALITHHSVMAEQLPLVLDMPRERHVVKPSSVRYADDFEPLESLQLLGILRSLQAKSIEL, encoded by the exons CTACGCAATGCCATCAAATGTCCTGGCTACTCGGACATCTATGGTCAGTACAATAAGGAGTCGTCCTTCGAGAAGTGCGATGAATGGAGCAACAAGCTGCAATTCCCAGCCGCCGGAGAAATGGATAAACAGGAACCGATCCAGAGTCGCACGCACAAGGTCTACGACAGCATGAAGAGTTTTCTGCAGCGCAAACTCTTCGCGCAACCCTCTCATAAAGAACAGATCTTAAACGAGGAACCCACAAGCGACTATGATGAG GACCTTCTCGACTCCTCGTACCACGCCGACGCggaagaagaggaggaggaacgCGATGCggactgcagctgcagctccaccGGCAgtagcaccaccagcagcagcagcccaacCACGCCCAAACGATCGCCCCAAAAGTCCCTGCTGTCCCTCAACTGCTGGCAGAGCAGTCAGCCGAGCAGTGACTCCAATCCCgaagaggagcaggaggaggacgCAGAAGAGGACTCCGACGCAGGGATATCCGATTGCTGTCAACTCTTAGCTGAGAATTCCCCCAACACCATGAGCAAACGCCGTCGAGCAGCACCTCTCTTCACCAGATACATCAGCGCCAACCAGAACTCCGACGATGATGAAGACGAGGAGCCGGAGCTCCTGGCGTGTCCCTGGTATCAGCCCAGGATCACGGCCAAGGCTGCTTTGGAGCACCTGCAGCAAGCCACACCTGGAAGCTTTCTCCTGCGACGCAGTACGCCGCGACATTTCGAACTGGTCCTGCGACTCGAGAGGAGCAACAAGGTCAAGACCTATCCCGTGCAGTCCACCCGGAACCAGATGTACCGCCTGAAGGGAGCCAAGAAGCAGTTCACCAGCCTAAAAGCCCTGATCACCCACCATTCCGTGATGGCCGAACAACTGCCATTGGTATTGGATATGCCCAGGGAGCGTCATGTGGTGAAGCCCTCATCAGTGCGCTATGCAGATGACTTCGAGCCACTGGAGTCCCTGCAGCTACTCGGCATCCTGAGGAGTCTGCAGGCCAAAAGCATCGAGCtatag
- the LOC6736945 gene encoding uncharacterized protein LOC6736945 isoform X1: MGRLFQYNRFGATDGINKNNSKKDTQQKNKMLRNAIKCPGYSDIYGQYNKESSFEKCDEWSNKLQFPAAGEMDKQEPIQSRTHKVYDSMKSFLQRKLFAQPSHKEQILNEEPTSDYDEQDLLDSSYHADAEEEEEERDADCSCSSTGSSTTSSSSPTTPKRSPQKSLLSLNCWQSSQPSSDSNPEEEQEEDAEEDSDAGISDCCQLLAENSPNTMSKRRRAAPLFTRYISANQNSDDDEDEEPELLACPWYQPRITAKAALEHLQQATPGSFLLRRSTPRHFELVLRLERSNKVKTYPVQSTRNQMYRLKGAKKQFTSLKALITHHSVMAEQLPLVLDMPRERHVVKPSSVRYADDFEPLESLQLLGILRSLQAKSIEL, translated from the exons CTACGCAATGCCATCAAATGTCCTGGCTACTCGGACATCTATGGTCAGTACAATAAGGAGTCGTCCTTCGAGAAGTGCGATGAATGGAGCAACAAGCTGCAATTCCCAGCCGCCGGAGAAATGGATAAACAGGAACCGATCCAGAGTCGCACGCACAAGGTCTACGACAGCATGAAGAGTTTTCTGCAGCGCAAACTCTTCGCGCAACCCTCTCATAAAGAACAGATCTTAAACGAGGAACCCACAAGCGACTATGATGAG CAGGACCTTCTCGACTCCTCGTACCACGCCGACGCggaagaagaggaggaggaacgCGATGCggactgcagctgcagctccaccGGCAgtagcaccaccagcagcagcagcccaacCACGCCCAAACGATCGCCCCAAAAGTCCCTGCTGTCCCTCAACTGCTGGCAGAGCAGTCAGCCGAGCAGTGACTCCAATCCCgaagaggagcaggaggaggacgCAGAAGAGGACTCCGACGCAGGGATATCCGATTGCTGTCAACTCTTAGCTGAGAATTCCCCCAACACCATGAGCAAACGCCGTCGAGCAGCACCTCTCTTCACCAGATACATCAGCGCCAACCAGAACTCCGACGATGATGAAGACGAGGAGCCGGAGCTCCTGGCGTGTCCCTGGTATCAGCCCAGGATCACGGCCAAGGCTGCTTTGGAGCACCTGCAGCAAGCCACACCTGGAAGCTTTCTCCTGCGACGCAGTACGCCGCGACATTTCGAACTGGTCCTGCGACTCGAGAGGAGCAACAAGGTCAAGACCTATCCCGTGCAGTCCACCCGGAACCAGATGTACCGCCTGAAGGGAGCCAAGAAGCAGTTCACCAGCCTAAAAGCCCTGATCACCCACCATTCCGTGATGGCCGAACAACTGCCATTGGTATTGGATATGCCCAGGGAGCGTCATGTGGTGAAGCCCTCATCAGTGCGCTATGCAGATGACTTCGAGCCACTGGAGTCCCTGCAGCTACTCGGCATCCTGAGGAGTCTGCAGGCCAAAAGCATCGAGCtatag